The following proteins are encoded in a genomic region of Porphyrobacter sp. CACIAM 03H1:
- the rplS gene encoding 50S ribosomal protein L19 produces the protein MNLIQQIEAEEIAKSGKDIPEFRAGDTVRVGVKVKEGNRERIQAYEGVVIARSNRGMGSNFTVRKMSFGEGVERVFPLYSPIVESITVVRRGVVRRAKLYYLRGRTGKSARIVERKASAPKA, from the coding sequence GTGAACCTGATCCAGCAGATCGAAGCCGAAGAAATCGCCAAGTCCGGCAAGGACATCCCCGAATTCCGCGCAGGCGACACCGTCCGCGTCGGCGTGAAGGTGAAGGAAGGCAACCGCGAGCGTATCCAGGCCTATGAAGGCGTCGTGATCGCCCGTTCGAACCGCGGCATGGGTTCGAACTTCACCGTTCGCAAGATGAGCTTCGGCGAAGGCGTCGAGCGCGTCTTCCCGCTCTACTCGCCGATCGTCGAGAGCATCACCGTGGTCCGCCGCGGCGTGGTGCGTCGCGCCAAGCTCTATTACCTGCGCGGCCGCACCGGCAAGAGCGCGCGCATCGTCGAGCGCAAGGCCTCCGCGCCCAAGGCGTAA
- the trmD gene encoding tRNA (guanosine(37)-N1)-methyltransferase TrmD yields the protein MTFAATILTLYPEMFPGPLGHSIAGRAMAEGKWACETVQIRDFATDKHRTVDDTPAGGGAGMVLKCDVLARALDHAIATHSVRAELVEAPSLSVGPLAEEKGGPSTSSGRTASSSVPILAMTPRGKSITQQRIRELAAGPGVIILCGRFEGFDERLFEARPAIEQVSLADIVLSGGEMAALTLLDACIRLLPGVMGAPSSGTEESYENGLLEYPHYTRPQEWEGRTIPEVLRSGDHAKIAAWRKARSESDTRSRRPDLWERYRGDPVQPASGARHETKEPDQ from the coding sequence ATGACCTTCGCCGCCACCATCCTCACGCTTTACCCGGAGATGTTCCCCGGGCCGCTCGGGCACTCCATCGCGGGGCGCGCCATGGCCGAGGGCAAGTGGGCCTGCGAGACGGTGCAGATCCGCGACTTCGCCACCGACAAGCACCGCACCGTCGATGACACGCCCGCGGGCGGCGGGGCGGGGATGGTGCTCAAGTGCGACGTGCTGGCGCGGGCATTGGATCACGCCATTGCCACTCACTCCGTTCGTGCTGAGCTTGTCGAAGCACCGTCCTTGTCTGTCGGACCCTTGGCAGAAGAGAAGGGCGGCCCTTCGACAAGCTCAGGGCGAACGGCTTCTTCTTCTGTGCCCATCCTCGCCATGACCCCGCGGGGCAAATCCATCACCCAGCAGCGCATCCGCGAGCTTGCCGCCGGCCCCGGCGTCATCATCCTGTGCGGCCGCTTCGAGGGCTTCGACGAGCGCCTGTTCGAGGCGCGGCCCGCAATCGAACAGGTCTCCCTCGCCGACATCGTCCTGTCCGGCGGGGAGATGGCGGCGCTCACCCTCCTTGACGCTTGCATTCGGCTGCTTCCCGGAGTAATGGGCGCGCCTTCCAGCGGGACCGAGGAGTCGTACGAAAACGGCCTTCTCGAATATCCGCACTACACCCGACCTCAGGAATGGGAAGGGCGCACGATCCCCGAAGTGCTGCGATCGGGGGATCATGCGAAGATCGCTGCTTGGCGCAAGGCAAGGAGCGAATCTGATACACGGTCACGCAGGCCGGACTTGTGGGAACGCTATCGTGGCGATCCGGTCCAACCTGCCTCTGGCGCGCGGCATGAAACGAAGGAACCGGACCAGTGA